The Drechmeria coniospora strain ARSEF 6962 chromosome 02, whole genome shotgun sequence genome has a segment encoding these proteins:
- a CDS encoding Acyl-CoA dehydrogenase family member 10: protein MAGRVRQPIDEVAFGRFVSENVPQIKPPIELKQFGFGQSNPTYQVTGADGQRFVMRKKPPGKLLSKTAHKVEREYRIMHALEGTDVVVPKTYCLCEDETVIGTPFYIMEFLDGRIIEDFTMPDVTAEERTQMWRAAVETLGRFHGVDYRAVGLAKFGKPSGFYGRQIQTWSTICARQELVRDVDTAEEVGRLPHFDETVRFLTDERRQPEERTTLVHGDYKIDNLVFHKTEPRVIGILDWEMATIGHPLSDVCNMLTQFYMATQPDGAGSSMAAGFLPGRTPGLPRPEQIMAWYADVAGYDPRPDLTWGMAFNIFKIAAVCQGIAARYALRQASSEKAKLHAVTRFPLAELAWELAQAASKETGPRLFDPSPVQHEPRSVDDRKAIKAWRYSTLPSVHAASDLGRKRRRRRMATDSRRRITLPPSSPPLREEQRPLLSRLYTDHGDDGDNVYSCMTNPHSHLPVYTSIHRIRRDISSVVEDYLSLEQLRDVRINVTVVRPLVDKFYELEDISIIYCLLVNRAQFLVEEAQSSNRQNVNWTRATLCELIATRILRRFGEDHQGADGLLLLAHILVAGFEPFQNAPLHIRQEAEAKTSWTYHRTLPALEVAIVTESKHFLSSTTCQRVVSAIYEGRIIYTPSTFWDIIPDHYKLKPISLYDPRKSPLLNQYRLIVPRTRNILESSQFVILLALYIAVMLLREKTRLTVVEAAFAVYAFGWGLDQFATLLAHGWGVYTQNLWSFLDVAFILIYLVYLMLRLHGLRIGSSEPAQQAFDVLALAAPVLVPRLAFNLLSDNLVFLSLRSMMADFMLLTALSAPPRVSAKSRFAASRSSTGLTGQNDIEVDDLHLTEFHWLLGPALMVAFAFLGNTLFLTILVSMLSNTFSNISSNATAEIQFRRAVLTLEGVKADAVFAYQPPFNLLAVFIFLPLKFVVSPRWFHKIHVATVRLVNFPLLLIIAIAERRLLWRSGAQGEAMPPRAGRKWFWRKWQLSAHRYLRAVFQVHPPDGVHDDIAVDDDLTHHLIRRQFTKQSSDTTASTQFRKPSRRDSMFPGLSSKLRTSFTSTSDDDSMVGMAARMAAMEKAVKRMEQVLTRLLPEDDSDEMGEGSTLRDGDAVTAESSFRAQDG, encoded by the exons ATGGCGGGCAGGGTGCGGCAGCCCATCGACGAAGTCGCCTTTGGGAGGTTTGTGTCCGAAAATGTACCCCAGATCAAGCCGCCGATTGAGCTGAAGCAG TTCGGCTTTGGCCAGTCAAACCCGACCTACCAGGTGACGGGTGCCGATGGGCAAAGGTTCGTCATGCGCAAGAAGCCGCCGGGCAAGCTGCTGTCCAAGACGGCACACAAGGTCGAGCGCGAGTACCGAATAATGCACGCCCTCGAGGGCACCGACGTGGTCGTGCCCAAGACGTACTGCCTctgcgaggacgagacggtcaTCGGCACGCCGTTTTACATCATGGagttcctcgacggccgcatcATCGAGGACTTCACCATGCCTgacgtgacggccgaggagcggaCGCAGATGtggcgcgccgccgtcgagacgcTCGGCAGGTTCCACGGCGTCGACTAtcgagccgtcggcctggCCAAGTTCGGCAAGCCGTCGGGCTTCTACGGCCGTCAGATCCAGACGTGGAGCACGATATGCGCGAGGCAGGAGCTCGTTCGAGACGTTGACACTGCCGAGGAGGTCGGTAGGCTACCGCACTTTGACGAAACCGTACGCTTCCTCACCGACGAGCGGCGACAGCCCGAGGAGCGGACGACCTTGGTGCACGGGGACTACAAAATCGACAACCTCGTGTTTCATAAGACGGAGCCGCGGGTCATTGGAATTCTCGA CTGGGAAATGGCGACCATCGGACACCCGCTCTCCGACGTCTGCAACATGCTGACGCAGTTCTACATGGCCACGCAACCTGACGGCGCGGGATCGAGCATGGCCGCCGGCTTTCTGCCGGGACGGACGCCTGGCCTGCCGAGACCGGAGCAGATCATGGCCTGGTAcgccgacgttgccggcTACGACCCGCGCCCGGACCTGACTTGGGGGATGGCTTTTAACATCTTCAAgatcgccgccgtctgccAGGGCATCGCCGCGCGGTACGCGCTGCGGCAGGCTAGCAGCGAAAAGGCCAAGCTCCACGCCGTGACGAGATTCCCACTTGCCGAGCTGGCCTGGGAGCTGGCGCAGGCCGCGAGCAAGGAGACAGGCCCACGGCT ATTCGATCCTTCACCGGTCCAGCATG AACCTCGATCCGTTGACGATCGGAAGGCGATAAAGGCGTGGCGATATTCGACGCTTCCAAGCGTACACGCCGCTTCCGATCTCGGGCGAaagcgacggcgtcggcgtatGGCGACGGACAGCAGGCGGCGCATCACGCTgccgccttcgtcgccgccgctgcgggAGGAGCAACGTCCGCTGCTGAGCAGGCTCTATACCgaccacggcgacgacggtgacaATGTGTACAGCTGCATGACGAATCCGCACAGCCACCTGCCCGTGTACACGAGCATTCACCGCATACGGCGTGACATTtcgagcgtcgtcgaggattACCTCAGTCTCGAGCAGCTTCGGGATGTGAGGATCAACGTGACGGTTGTGAGACCGCTCGTGGATAAGTTctacgagctcgaggacatCTCCATCA TCTACTGCCTCCTGGTCAATCGGGCCCagttcctcgtcgaggaggcgcagTCGAGCAATCGGCAAAACGTCAACTGGACCCGGGCCACGCTGTGCGAACTCATCGCGACGCGCATATTGAGGCGCTTCGGCGAGGACCAccaaggcgccgacggcctcctcctcctcgcccacatcctcgtcgccggttTCGAACCCTTCCAGAATGCGCCGCTGCACATCCgccaggaggccgaggccaagaccTCCTGGACCTACCATCGCACCCTCCCCGCTCTCGAGGTGGCCATTGTGACGGAGAGCAAGCACTTCCTCAGCTCCACCACCTGCCAGCGCGTCGTCTCCGCCATCTACGAGGGCCGCATCATCTACACGCCCTCGACCTTCTGGGACATCATCCCCGACCACTACAAGCTGAAGCCCATCTCGCTCTACGACCCCCGCAAGTCGCCGCTGCTGAACCAGTACCGCCTCATCGTCCCGCGCACGCGCAACATCCTCGAGTCGTCCCAattcgtcatcctcctcgccctctacATCGCCGTCATGCTACTGAGGGAAAAGACGAggctcaccgtcgtcgaggccgcctttgccgtctACGCCTTTGGATGGGGCTTGGATCAGTTTGCGACTCTCCTCGCCCATGGCTG GGGCGTCTATACACAGAACCTGTGGTCTTttctcgacgtcgccttCATCCTCATCTACCTCGTCTACCTGATGCTGCGCCTGCACGGCCTGAGGATCGGCTCGTCGGAACCGGCCCAGCAGGCATTTGAcgtcctcgctctcgccgcccccGTCTTGGTGCCGCGCCTCGCGTTCAACCTCTTGTCCGACAACCTAGTCTTTCTTTCCTTGCGATCGATGATGGCCGACTTCATGCTTCTGACCGCCCT GAGCGCACCCCCTCGTGTAAGCGCCAAGTCCCGCTTCGCTGCGTCGCGCAGCTCGACTGGGCTAACTGGTCAGAACGATATCGAAGTGGATGATTTACATCTG ACCGAATTCCACTGGTTGCTCGGACCGGCGCTCATGGTCGCCTTTGCCTTTCTCGGAAACACCCTCTTCCTGACGATCCTCGTCTCGATGCTTTCCAACACGTTCAGCAACATATCCTCCaacgcgacggccgagattCAGTTCCGCCGGGCCGTGCTGACCCTCGAGGGCGTCAAGGCGgacgccgtcttcgcctACCAGCCGCCCTTCAACCTGCTTGCGGTCTTCATCTTCCTGCCCCTCAAGTTCGTCGTCAGCCCTCGCTGGTTCCACAAAATCCACGTCGCCACCGTGCGGCTGGTCAATTTTCCCCTGCTGCTtatcatcgccatcgccgagcgaCGCTTGCTCTGGCGGTCCGGCGCCCAGGGCGAGGCGATGCCGCCCAGGGCCGGTAGGAAATGGTTTTGGAGGAAGTGGCAGCTCTCGGCACATCGCTACCTACGAGCCGTCTTCCAGGTCCATCCGCCGGATGGCGTGCATGATGACAttgccgtcgatgacgacctGACGCACCATCTCATCCGGCGGCAGTTCACCAAGCAGTCGTCGGatacgacggcgtcgacgcagTTTCGAAAACCGTCGCGCAGAGACTCCATGTTCCCCGGCCTCTCGAGCAAGCTGAGGACGTCCTTCACGTCGACGAGTGACGATGACAGCATGGTGGGCATGGCCGCTAggatggcggccatggagaAGGCGGTGAAGCGGATGGAGCAGGTTCTGACGAGGCTGCTCCCGGAGGACGATAGTGACGAGATGGGCGAAGGCAGCACGCTGAGGGATGGGGACGCCGTCACCGCTGAGTCGTCTTTTCGGGCTCAAGACGGATGA
- a CDS encoding putative cullulin 3, with amino-acid sequence MISGRGGAGARGGRIRPPRRFVRPNGEHADFEDCWQMLQEALRDIHNKSCGRLSFEELYRAAYKIVLKKRGEELYDRVKQFEEQWFAQHVIPKIEILVTKSLISVGVGQSSSSANERRQTGEKFLKGVRDTWEDHNMSMNMTADILMYLDRGYTQQEQNKAPIFATTIGLFRDHILRSCLNDNTSQLVIDIVVSVMLDQIDMERDGDIIDRNLIRSCSRMLTCLYETEDENESQTLYLTVFQPRFVDSGEKFYAQECQRLLRDADAGTWLRQTQRRLNEEVDRCGTSIELDTLPRILDVIDRMLISHHLQEFLALEGSGARWMIDNDKLEDLSILYKLIVRVDDSKSALRDILQKRVVELGLEIESSLRGLDFSAALRPAEGDEGAKGDDGAAGEKAKAPNAAAQHTAAAIRWVDDVLRLKDKFDKMLSQCFQDDLVMQTALTKSFADFINMFARASEYVSLFIDDNLKRGIRGKTEAEVDAVLDKAVILIRYLQDRDLFQTYYQRHLGRRLLHGKSESHDVEKQIISRMKQELGQQFTSRFEGMFRDLVTSAELTSTYRQHMASVGDGSQTIDLSVNVLTTNYWPSEIMGRQGSLEVGPRVSCNYPSDVRRLQASFEQFYLTNRNGRKLTWVGSTGSADIKCTFPALPGKSGILGRERRYEVNVPTFAMAVLLLFNDVEDGESLTFEEIQAKTGISTQDLMRTLTAVAVAPKSRVLSKEPATKHIRAGDKFTFNASFQSKIMRIKAPIINAVSKVEGTQERKSTEDKNNQTRSHIIDAAIVRIMKSRRELSHAQLVSEVLGQLSSRFKPEVSLIKKRVEDLIVREYLERPDEEGAPSMYRYVA; translated from the exons ATGATTTCTGGAAGAGGTGGCGCGGGTGCTCGTGGTGGCCGCATCCGCCCACCTCGTCGCTTTGTACGC CCAAATGGCGAGCATGCCGATTTCGAAGACTGCTGGCAGATGCTGCAGGAGGCTCTGCGCGACATCCACAACAAAAGCTGCGGCCGGCTTTCGTTCGAGGAGCTCTACCGAGCCGCCTACAAGATCGTCCTCAAGAAGAGAGGCGAGGAGCTCTACGACCGTGTCAAGCAATTCGAAGAGCAGTGGTTTGCGCAGCATGTCATTCCCAAGATCGAGATCCTCGTGACCAAGAGCCTCATCAGCGTCGGTGTCGGCcagtcgtcgagctcggccaacGAGAGGCGACAGACAGGAGAGAAGTTCCTCAAGGGCGTGCGGGATACGTGGGAGGACCACAACATGTCCATGAACATGACAGCCGACATCCTCATGTACCTCGACCGAGGCTACACCCAGCAGGAGCAGAACAAGGCGCCGATCTTTGCCACGACCATCGGCCTATTCCGTGACCATATCCTGCGCTCGTGCCTGAACGACAACACGAGCCAGCTGGTCATCGACATTGTCGTCTCCGTCATGCTGGATCAGATCGACATGGAGCGAGACGGAGACATAATCGACCGAAACCTCATCCGGAGCTGCAGCCGGATGCTCACGTGCTTGTACGAGACGGAGGACGAGAACGAGAGCCAGACGCTCTACCTGACCGTCTTCCAGCCGCGCTTCGTGGACAGCGGCGAGAAGTTCTACGCACAGGAGTGCCAACGCCTCTTGcgggatgccgacgccggcacctGGTTGAGACAGACGCAGCGGCGGCTGAACGAAGAGGTTGATCGGTGCGGGACGTCCATCGAGCTGGACACGCTGCCAAGGATCCTGGACGTCATAGATCGCATGCTCATAAGCCATCACCTGCAAGAGTTTCTGGCCCTCGAAGGCAGTGGCGCCCGATGGATGATCGACAACGACAAGCTTGAGGACCTCTCGATACTCTACAAGCTCATCGTTCGGGTCGACGACAGCAAGTCCGCTCTTCGGGATATTTTGCAGAAGCGAGTCGTCGAACTCGGTCTCGAGATTGAAAGCAGCTTGCGAGGCCTCGACTTTTCAGCCGCCCTTCGtcccgccgagggcgacgagggtgccaagggcgacgatggggcCGCCGGAgaaaaggccaaggcgccTAATGCTGCGGCCCAGCACACGGCCGCTGCGATCAGATGGGTCGACGATGTTCTGAGGCTCAAGGACAAGTTTGACAAGATGCTGAGCCAGTGTTTCCAGGATGACTTGGTCATGCAGACGGCGCTTACCAAGAGCTTTGCCGATTTCATCAACATGTTCGCCCGGGCGTCCGAGTACGTCTCGTTGTTCATCGACGACAACTTGAAGCGAGGAATCAGGGGCAAGACGGAGGCGGAAGTCGACGCCGTGCTGGACAAGGCGGTGATACTGATACGGTACCTGCAAGATCGAGACCTCTTTCAAACCTACTACCAgcgccacctcggccgccggctgctGCACGGCAAGTCGGAGAGCCACGATGTCGAGAAACAAATCATCTCGCGCATGAAGCAGGAGCTTGGACAGCAGTTCACGAGCAGGTTCGAGGGCATGTTCCGAGACCTCGTCACATCCGCCGAACTGACGTCGACGTATCGCCAACATATGGCCAGCGTTGGTGACGGGAGCCAAACGATCGACCTGAGCGTCAACGTCCTCACGACCAACTACTGGCCTTCGGAGATCATGGGCCGTCAAGGCTCGCTTGAAGTCGGCCCCCGGGTGTCGTGCAACTATCCGTCCGACGTGAGACGGCTGCAGGCGAGCTTCGAGCAGTTTTACCTGACCAACCGCAACGGACGGAAGCTGACGTGGGTCGGCTCGACTGGCAGCGCCGACATCAAGTGCACCTTTCCCGCCCTTCCCGGGAAGTCGGGCATTCTGGGGCGGGAACGGCGGTATGAGGTCAACGTGCCGACCTTTGCCATGGCCGTGCTCCTGCTCTTCAACGATGtggaggacggcgagagcCTCACGTTTGAGGAGATTCAGGCCAAGACAGGCATATCGACGCAGGACCTGATGAGGACGCTGACGGCTGTTGCTGTGGCACCGAAATCGCGGGTGCTGTCCAAGGAGCCTGCGACGAAGCACATCAGAGCCGGTGACAAGTTCACGTTCAACGCATCCTTCCAGAGCAAGATCATGCGAATCAAAGCACCCATCATCAACGCCGTTTCCAAGGTCGAAGGCACGCAGGAGAGGAAGTCGACGGAGGACAAGAACAACCAGACGAGATCGCACATCATTGACGCGGCCATTGTGAGAATCATGAA GTCCAGAAGGGAGCTCAGCCACGCGCAGCTCGTCAGCGAAGTTCTCGGCCAGCTCTCCTCTCGCTTCAAGCCCGAGGTGTCACTGATCAAGAAACGGGTGGAGGACCTAATTGTTCGCGAGTACCTCGAGCGGCCAGACGAGGAAGGCGCTCCGTCAATGTATCGCTACGTCGCTTGA
- a CDS encoding 3-hydroxyanthranilic acid dioxygenase, with product MLAPPLNVPKWLEENGHLLQPPINNYCVYKEGMTVMIVGGPNARTDYHVNETPEWFYQHRGAMLLKVVDDGDVFRDIVIPEGGMFLLPAKTPHNPVRFADTVGIVVELPRPAGSLDRMRWYCGVCKGSVVVHEAAFHCTDLGTQIKAAVEAFRADDAKRTCPECGELADWEPKRGSIPDPNQVPRA from the exons ATgctcgcgccgccgctcaACGTGCCCAAGTG GCTCGAAGAAAATGGGCACCTCCTTCAGCCGCCCATCAACAACTATTGCGTCTACAAGGAGGGCATGACCGTCATG atcgtcggcggccccaACGCGCGCACCGACTACCACGTCAACGAGACGCCCGAGTGGTTCTACCAGCACCGTGGAGCCATGCTCctcaaggtcgtcgacgacggtgacgtcTTTCGCGACATCGTCATCCCCGAGGGTGGCATGTTCCTCCTGCCGGCCAAGACGCCGCACAACCCGGTCCGGTTCGCCGACacggtcggcatcgtcgtcgagctgccccggccggccggctccCTCGACCGCATGCGCTGGTACTGCGGCGTCTGCAAAGGCTCCGTCGTTGTCCACGAGGCCGCCTTCCACTGCACCGATCTCGGCACCCAGATCAAGGCCGCGGTCGAGGCCTTcagggccgacgacgccaagagGACTTGTCCCGAgtgcggcgagctcgccgactgGGAGCCCAAGCGGGGGTCGATACCGGACCCGAACCAGGTGCCGCGCGCCTGA
- a CDS encoding 2-keto-4-pentenoate hydratase has translation MLGLRRSIATASSQGASVLKRAGKVVCIGRNYADHVAELQNAKPKQPFFFLKPPSSILLPGEGPCLRPKGVVMHYEVELALVMGKTVRDLRADDKEGALDAISAYAVAIDMTARNTQDEAKRKGLPWDIAKGFDTFLPMSNVIPKGAIADPHDAELFLEINGQARQRGSTGLMIYRIPRIVSDISKVMTLHPGDIVLTGTPAGVGPALPGDVMRAGVMVAGREVEEGRMEVRVEESPSSYVFSET, from the exons ATGCTTGGACTGCGACGCTCCATCGCCACGGCGTCCTCCCAGGGCGCGTCGGTGCTCAAGAGGGCGGGCAAGGTTGTCTGCATCGGACGCAACTATGC CGACCACGTGGCCGAGCTGCAGAACGCCAAGCCCAAGCagcccttcttcttcctcaagcctccgtcgtccatcctcctccccgGCGAGGGTCCCTGCCTGCGCCCCAAGGGTGTCGTGATGCACTACGAGGTCGAGCTGGCACTCGTCATGGGCAAGACGGTGAGGGACCTGCGGGCAGACGACAAGGAGGGCGCGCTGGATGCCATCTCGG CCTACGCCGTGGCCATCGACATGACGGCACGCAACACGCAAGACGAGGCCAAGAGGAAGGGCCTCCCGTGGGACATCGCCAAGGGTTTCGACACCTTTCTGCCCATGAGCAACGTGATCCCCAAgggcgccatcgccgacccGCACGATGCCGAGCTCTTCCTCGAGATCAACGGGCAGGCCAGGCAGCGGGGGTCGACGGGCCTCATGATCTACCGCATCCCGCGCATCGTGAGCGACATCTCCAAGGTCATGACCCTGCACCCGGGCGACATTGTCCTCACCGGCACGCCGGCGGGCGTCGGGCCGGCGCTGCCGGGCGACGTCATGAGGGCGGGCGTCATGGTGGCCGGACgagaggtggaggagggcAGGATGGAGGTGAGGGTGGAGGAgtccccgtcgtcgtacgTGTTTTCCGAGACGTAG
- a CDS encoding subtilisin-like serine protease PR1C produces MVRQSILSLVAIVSTALATIPSTDVLPGGIIIELNDGHDLDAFVDDISKIGKVRIKFDCEIYKGVSVELYDIAAAAATTAKITAGAAVKAVSQIRQIAAAKPSVEWTGNKKTKKGSSELRKRGNATSTADTYSPHVMTQIDKLRAKGLTGKDIRIAIIDSGIDYNHPALGGCFGPGCLVAFGKDFVGDDYDGTNTPVPDDDPLDTCHGHGTHVAGIIAARPNNVGFTGVVPDATLGAYRVRSCKAHGGSDIIIAACIEAYKDHAKIINLSIGDQGGWLGEAVTVIVQRIVDKGIPVIASAGNDGDHGLFYPSTPSSGIGVASVASFENTLTTRVLYKSHYTIDTGRKLNFGYRPGVPNTWNGVSLDVYLYATRKNASTDDMTSKMTNGTTKHDACGTLPDSTPDLRNTIVLVGPDSCNPITKIKHALAKGANYILAHDIESNIGLVNLTALTGVLACGVVSKATGDSWTKAILQGKRVTLNMVDDNLDQMLETTPNHNTGGAVSTFSSWGPSWELGSKPQFGAPGGSIVSTFLTSAGGYSVLSGTSMAAPLVTGIVALIGQARGTFDPALINSLLSSTAKPQLFNDGDKFYDYYAPTAQQGGGLVQAFDAAYATTLLQPSALSFNDTEHFVKSRKITITNTGREEITYKLSHVPAIAMYTLGKGSISAAKFPNEPVRAAATIKLSQSSVKLGAGKSASIDVQATPPSGVDRKRLAFWSGWIAINGTDGASLSIPYQGLTGSLRASTILAPGNTWIARSNDTKNRDRLGDNSTFTMPTRDGKNITGAVLPSIITEFNLGTSLVVAHVVPVASNLAKNTTINFRNLTTDVGDFNSIGRPYGFWFTYVSRHIKLHPWDGRLDSGKYAPAGKYKIIVRALRIFGNATDEADWDVVETPPFNIKYPD; encoded by the exons ATGGTTCGCCAATCGATCCtgtcgctcgtcgccatcgtgtCGACCGCTCTGGCCACAATACCGTCCACCGATGTCCTGCCCGGTGGCATCATCATCGAGCTCAACGATGGCCAT GACCTCGATgccttcgtcgacgacatcagCAAGATCGGGAAAGTGCGCATCAAGTTCGACTGTGAAATCTACAAAGGCGTCTCCGTCGAGCTGTACGACAttgccgcggccgcggcaacgacggctAAGATCACAGCTGGCGCTGCCGTGAAAGCCGTGTCCCAAATCCGCCAAATTGCGGCTGCCAAGCCGAGTGTCGAATGGACTGGCAAcaagaagacgaagaaggGCTCTTCTGAACTTCGGAAACGTGGAAAtgcgacctcgacggccgataCCTACTCCCCTCATGTCATGACTCAGATAGATAAGCTACGGGCCAAAGGACTTACCGGGAAGGACATCAGGATTGCTATTATCGATTCGGGT ATCGACTACAACCACCCGGCTCTTGGTGGCTGCTTTGGCCCAGGCTGTCTGGTCGCCTTCGGTAAAGActtcgtcggcgatgacTATGACGGTACGAACACGCCggtgcccgacgacgacccatTAGACACttgccacggccacggcactCATGTCGCCGGCATCATAGCCGCCCGGCCAAATAACGTGGGTTTTACCGGCGTTGTTCCTGACGCTACTCTCGGCGCATACCGCGTCCGTAGCTGCAAAGcgcacggcggcagcgacatCATCATCGCTGCTTGTATTGAAGCCTACAAAGATCATGCGAAGATTATCAACCTCTCCATTGGTGATCAAGGTGGTTGGCTCGGGGAAGCTGTGACAGTTATCGTCcagcgcatcgtcgacaaggGAATCCCCGTCATTGCCTCGGCAGGCAATGACGGTGACCATGGACTCTTCTACCCGAGCACTCCTTCGTCCGGAATTGGAGTAGCATCCGTTGCCTCTTTTGAAAACACCCTGACGACGAGGGTTCTATATAAATCCCACTACACCATCGATACCGGCAGGAAGCTCAATTTTGGCTACCGTCCCGGTGTGCCCAACACCTGGAACGGCGTATCGCTCGATGTTTACCTGTacgcgacgaggaagaaTGCTTCTACGGACGATATGACGAGCAAAATGACGAACGGTACCACGAAGCATGATGCTTGCGGCACACTGCCGGATAGTACCCCTGATTTGCGCAACACGATTGTCCTGGTCGGCCCTGATTCCTGCAATCCTATCACCAAGATCAAACATGCTCTGGCGAAGGGGGCCAATTATATTTTGGCTCATGATATCGAAAGCAATATTGGGCTGGTGAACCTTACAGCTCTGACTGGTGTTCTTGCTTGCGGCGTGGTGTCGAAAGCGACGGGCGATAGCTGGACAAAGGCTATATTGCAGGGCAAGCGGGTTACCTTGAACATGGTCGACGATAATTTGGATCAAATGTTGGAAACGACTCCAAATCACAATACTGGCGGTGCTGTCTCTACCTTCAGCAGCTGGGGCCCATCCTGGGAGCTGGGTTCCAAGCCCCAGTTCGGAGCCCCTGGTGGAAGTATTGTTTCCACCTTCCTTACCTCCGCTGGCGGTTACTCTGTCCTTTCCGGAACATCCATGGCCGCACCATTGGTGACCGGCATTGTAGCCCTCATCGGCCAGGCTCGAGGTACATTTGATCCAGCGTTGATCAATAGCCTTCTGTCATCTACCGCAAAGCCCCAGCTCTTCAACGATGGTGACAAATTCTACGATTACTATGCCCCGACGGCCCAGCAAGGAGGCGGCCTTGTCCAGGCTTTTGATGCAGCCTATGCTACTACCCTACTCCAGCCCTCTGCTTTGTCCTTCAACGACACGGAGCACTTCGTCAAGTCTCGCAAGATTACAATTACCAATACAGGCCGCGAGGAAATTACCTACAAGCTATCCCACGTACCGGCCATTGCTATGTACACCCTCGGCAAGGGATCAATTTCCGCCGCTAAATTCCCCAACGAACCGGTCCGGGCCGCCGCGACGATCAAGCTTAGCCAGAGCTCTGTCAAGCTAGGCGCCGGTAAATCGGCCTCTATCGATGTGCAGGCAACCCCTCCTTCTGGTGTTGATCGGAAGCGTCTAGCCTTCTGGTCGGGCTGGATAGCCATCAACGGCACTGATGGTGCCTCTTTGTCGATCCCTTACCAGGGCCTCACCGGTTCTCTCCGAGCTTCGACAATCCTGGCGCCTGGAAACACTTGGATCGCACGCTCCAACGATACGAAAAATCGTGACAGGTTGGGGGATAATTCAACATTTACGATGCCGACACGTGACGGCAAGAACATCACAGGAGCCGTCCTGCCTTCCATCATCACTGAGTTCAATCTTGGGACGTCCCTCGTAGTGGCACATGTTGTGCCCGTTGCAAGCAACCTGGCCAAGAATACAACGATTAATTTCAGGAACCTAACTACCGACGTAGGAGACTTCAATTCTATCGGCCGGCCGTACGGTTTCTGGTTCACGTATGTTTCGCGGCATATCAAGTTGCATCCTTGGGATGGTCGGCTCGACTCTGGGAAGTATGCGCCGGCAGGAAAGTATAAAATTATTGTCCGCGCCCTAAGGATTTTCGGCAATGCGACAGATGAAGCCGATTGGGATGTTGTGGAAACGCCTCCCTTCAACATCAAGTATCCTGATTAA
- a CDS encoding small nuclear ribonucleoprotein D1 — protein MKLVRFLMKCANETVTIELKNGTIVHGTIASVTPQMNTALRTVKMTPKGGSPVSLDTMNIRGSTVRYFILPDSLALDTLLVDDAPKPKNKARKEVADRGGRGGRGGRGRGGGRGRGRGRGRG, from the exons ATGAAGCTCGTCCG GTTCTTGATGAAGTGCGCCAATGAGACGGTGACGATCGAGCTCAAGAATG GCACCATCGTCCACGGCACGATAGCGTCCGTCACCCCCCAAATGAACACGGCTCTACGCACTGTCAAGATGACGCCTAAAGGCGGCAGCCCGGTCTCCCTCGACACCATGAACATCCGCGGCTCCACTGTCCGATACTTCATCCTACCCGACTCGCTAGCGCTCGATACCTTGCTCGTCGATGACGCACCCAAGCCCAAGAACAAGGCCCGCAAAGAGGTCGCAGACAGGGGAGGTCGTGGAGGACGTGGCGGGCGAGGCAGAGGCGGTGGCCGGGggcgtggccgtggccgcggTCGAGGTTAG